The Humulus lupulus chromosome 4, drHumLupu1.1, whole genome shotgun sequence genome has a window encoding:
- the LOC133830484 gene encoding WRKY transcription factor 72A-like isoform X1: MEPLISGKSAAHGAFVVKEEIKRVESDGDHDDLQYHSSKIGNERAVWGENDDTKRSSPKQDLSCEKQQQIPRTTTDHVERSSTSIEPDSMAASASIIPNKEQDDQLESTRVELGEVREENQRLKIYLSQIMKDYQTLQMQFNKLDHFQQEAAKRSTHNNENNYQEIEESDLISLSLGSFCNPKSNNYIKEEKNKNISEVGDHDHEEGLSLGLEYNKYHDQGSKSVGTETDQGEPVVSNPSAGSSFEESLNKEEAGETWPPSKVLKTAMKRSVEDEVSQQNPVKKARVCVRIRCDTPTMNDGCQWRKYGQKIAKGNPCPRAYYRCTVAPSCPVRKQVQRCADDMSILITTYEGTHNHPLPVSATAMASTTSAAASMLLAGSTSSSNPGASGGQHPSATTTAAELHRFSTLDSSKWNNKQTTFYLPNSSTTSYSSYSSSHPTITLDLTSSNSSPLLNKFSTTTTPSPNYPHHHHSVYPSSSSLSFGTPSNNNINSSDQYSNSSNLSWINNNGFLSYGTSQVPYNTRNQLVGTLAPGKLNLSNSHSSTTSATHVQNYMQKNSPATTTTSTDHSSTIAAATKAITADPAFQSALAAALTSIISGAGGGGGDNNNNNIDLAQKFTWGSGTSSTDQHQQQQQLQSSTSVPKGLNAGNSMFLSPNSLSFSASKSTTTASASPHSDHHTREQTS, from the exons ATGGAACCTCTTATTTCAGGAAAATCAGCTGCTCATGGAGCTTTTGTCGTCAAAGAAGAGATCAAGAGAGTTGAATCTGATGGCGATCATGATGATCTTCAGTATCATTCTTCCAAG ATAGGAAATGAAAGAGCAGTATGGGGAGAGAATGATGACACAAAACGATCTTCACCTAAACAAGATCTTAGTTGTGAGAAGCAACAACAG ATACCGCGGACGACAACAGATCACGTAGAAAGGTCCTCGACCTCGATTGAACCAGACTCAATGGCTGCTTCTGCTTCAATAATACCAAATAAGGAACAG gatGATCAGCTTGAATCTACCAGAGTTGAATTGGGAGAAGTTAGAGAAGAAAATCAAAGGCTGAAAATATATTTGAGTCAAATAATGAAGGACTACCAAACTCTTCAAATGCAATTCAACAAGCTTGATCATTTTCAACAAGAAGCAGCTAAGAGATCTACTCATAATAATGAGAATAATTACCAAGAAATCGAAGAAAGTGATCTTATCTCCCTTAGTCTTGGAAGTTTCTGtaatcccaaaagtaataactaCATCAAGGaggagaaaaataaaaatatttccgAAGTTGGTGACCATGACCATGAAGAAGGCCTTTCTCTGGGATTGGAGTACAATAAATATCATGATCAAGGATCAAAGTCAGTTGGTACAGAAACTGATCAAGGAGAACCCGTGGTGTCGAACCCTAGCGCCGGAAGCAGCTTTGAGGAGTCACTGAACAAGGAAGAAGCCGGCGAAACATGGCCACCCAGCAAGGTTTTGAAAACGGCGATGAAGAGAAGCGTTGAAGATGAGGTTTCACAGCAAAATCCTGTTAAGAAAGCTAGGGTTTGCGTAAGAATTCGATGTGATACCCCTACG aTGAACGATGGATGTCAATGGAGGAAGTATGGTCAAAAGATTGCGAAAGGCAACCCTTGCCCTAGAGCATACTATCGTTGCACAGTTGCGCCTTCATGTCCAGTACGAAAACAG GTACAAAGATGTGCGGATGACATGTCCATCTTAATCACCACCTACGAAGGAACTCACAACCACCCACTTCCGGTCTCCGCCACAGCAATGGCTTCCACCACTTCTGCCGCAGCCTCAATGCTGCTCGCCGGCTCAACAAGCTCCTCAAACCCGGGCGCCAGCGGTGGCCAACACCCTTCGGCGACCACTACAGCCGCCGAGCTCCACCGGTTCAGTACTTTGGACAGCTCAAAATGGAACAACAAACAAACTACTTTCTACTTACCCAACTCCTCTACAACCTCCTACTCCTCTTACTCATCTTCTCACCCAACTATCACTCTTGACCTCACTTCCTCCAATTCCTCTCCTCTTCTCAATAAATTTTCAACTACAACAACACCATCACCAAACTATCCTCATCACCACCATTCTGTGTACCCTTCATCATCAAGTCTCAGCTTTGGTACACCTTCTAATAATAATATCAATTCGTCGGATCAATATTCCAACTCTTCCAATTTGTCATGGATTAACAACAATGGCTTCCTTAGTTATGGGACTTCTCAAGTACCTTACAACACGAGGAACCAATTAGTTGGAACCCTAGCTCCTGGAAAACTCAACCTTAGTAATAGTCATAGTAGTACTACTAGTGCTACTCATGTTCAAAACTACATGCAGAAAAATAGcccagctactactactacttcaacGGATCATAGTAGTACTATTGCTGCTGCAACCAAGGCCATCACGGCGGACCCCGCTTTCCAATCGGCTTTGGCTGCCGCGCTTACTTCGATTATCAGCGGTGCCGGCGGCGGTGGCGGagataacaataacaataacattgATTTGGCTCAGAAATTCACGTGGGGTAGTGGCACTTCTAGTACTGATCAacatcaacaacaacaacaactacaAAGTAGTACTAGTGTACCGAAAGGACTTAATGCTGGAAACTCGATGTTCTTATCACCAAATTCGCTGTCGTTTTCGGCATCTAAGAGTACTACTACTGCTTCTGCATCTCCGCATAGTGATCATCACACCAGAGAGCAGACCAGTTAA
- the LOC133830484 gene encoding WRKY transcription factor 72A-like isoform X2, whose amino-acid sequence MEPLISGKSAAHGAFVVKEEIKRVESDGDHDDLQYHSSKIPRTTTDHVERSSTSIEPDSMAASASIIPNKEQDDQLESTRVELGEVREENQRLKIYLSQIMKDYQTLQMQFNKLDHFQQEAAKRSTHNNENNYQEIEESDLISLSLGSFCNPKSNNYIKEEKNKNISEVGDHDHEEGLSLGLEYNKYHDQGSKSVGTETDQGEPVVSNPSAGSSFEESLNKEEAGETWPPSKVLKTAMKRSVEDEVSQQNPVKKARVCVRIRCDTPTMNDGCQWRKYGQKIAKGNPCPRAYYRCTVAPSCPVRKQVQRCADDMSILITTYEGTHNHPLPVSATAMASTTSAAASMLLAGSTSSSNPGASGGQHPSATTTAAELHRFSTLDSSKWNNKQTTFYLPNSSTTSYSSYSSSHPTITLDLTSSNSSPLLNKFSTTTTPSPNYPHHHHSVYPSSSSLSFGTPSNNNINSSDQYSNSSNLSWINNNGFLSYGTSQVPYNTRNQLVGTLAPGKLNLSNSHSSTTSATHVQNYMQKNSPATTTTSTDHSSTIAAATKAITADPAFQSALAAALTSIISGAGGGGGDNNNNNIDLAQKFTWGSGTSSTDQHQQQQQLQSSTSVPKGLNAGNSMFLSPNSLSFSASKSTTTASASPHSDHHTREQTS is encoded by the exons ATGGAACCTCTTATTTCAGGAAAATCAGCTGCTCATGGAGCTTTTGTCGTCAAAGAAGAGATCAAGAGAGTTGAATCTGATGGCGATCATGATGATCTTCAGTATCATTCTTCCAAG ATACCGCGGACGACAACAGATCACGTAGAAAGGTCCTCGACCTCGATTGAACCAGACTCAATGGCTGCTTCTGCTTCAATAATACCAAATAAGGAACAG gatGATCAGCTTGAATCTACCAGAGTTGAATTGGGAGAAGTTAGAGAAGAAAATCAAAGGCTGAAAATATATTTGAGTCAAATAATGAAGGACTACCAAACTCTTCAAATGCAATTCAACAAGCTTGATCATTTTCAACAAGAAGCAGCTAAGAGATCTACTCATAATAATGAGAATAATTACCAAGAAATCGAAGAAAGTGATCTTATCTCCCTTAGTCTTGGAAGTTTCTGtaatcccaaaagtaataactaCATCAAGGaggagaaaaataaaaatatttccgAAGTTGGTGACCATGACCATGAAGAAGGCCTTTCTCTGGGATTGGAGTACAATAAATATCATGATCAAGGATCAAAGTCAGTTGGTACAGAAACTGATCAAGGAGAACCCGTGGTGTCGAACCCTAGCGCCGGAAGCAGCTTTGAGGAGTCACTGAACAAGGAAGAAGCCGGCGAAACATGGCCACCCAGCAAGGTTTTGAAAACGGCGATGAAGAGAAGCGTTGAAGATGAGGTTTCACAGCAAAATCCTGTTAAGAAAGCTAGGGTTTGCGTAAGAATTCGATGTGATACCCCTACG aTGAACGATGGATGTCAATGGAGGAAGTATGGTCAAAAGATTGCGAAAGGCAACCCTTGCCCTAGAGCATACTATCGTTGCACAGTTGCGCCTTCATGTCCAGTACGAAAACAG GTACAAAGATGTGCGGATGACATGTCCATCTTAATCACCACCTACGAAGGAACTCACAACCACCCACTTCCGGTCTCCGCCACAGCAATGGCTTCCACCACTTCTGCCGCAGCCTCAATGCTGCTCGCCGGCTCAACAAGCTCCTCAAACCCGGGCGCCAGCGGTGGCCAACACCCTTCGGCGACCACTACAGCCGCCGAGCTCCACCGGTTCAGTACTTTGGACAGCTCAAAATGGAACAACAAACAAACTACTTTCTACTTACCCAACTCCTCTACAACCTCCTACTCCTCTTACTCATCTTCTCACCCAACTATCACTCTTGACCTCACTTCCTCCAATTCCTCTCCTCTTCTCAATAAATTTTCAACTACAACAACACCATCACCAAACTATCCTCATCACCACCATTCTGTGTACCCTTCATCATCAAGTCTCAGCTTTGGTACACCTTCTAATAATAATATCAATTCGTCGGATCAATATTCCAACTCTTCCAATTTGTCATGGATTAACAACAATGGCTTCCTTAGTTATGGGACTTCTCAAGTACCTTACAACACGAGGAACCAATTAGTTGGAACCCTAGCTCCTGGAAAACTCAACCTTAGTAATAGTCATAGTAGTACTACTAGTGCTACTCATGTTCAAAACTACATGCAGAAAAATAGcccagctactactactacttcaacGGATCATAGTAGTACTATTGCTGCTGCAACCAAGGCCATCACGGCGGACCCCGCTTTCCAATCGGCTTTGGCTGCCGCGCTTACTTCGATTATCAGCGGTGCCGGCGGCGGTGGCGGagataacaataacaataacattgATTTGGCTCAGAAATTCACGTGGGGTAGTGGCACTTCTAGTACTGATCAacatcaacaacaacaacaactacaAAGTAGTACTAGTGTACCGAAAGGACTTAATGCTGGAAACTCGATGTTCTTATCACCAAATTCGCTGTCGTTTTCGGCATCTAAGAGTACTACTACTGCTTCTGCATCTCCGCATAGTGATCATCACACCAGAGAGCAGACCAGTTAA